agatcttttccttctcccaaaaCTTTCCTCTGCATAATGTcctatcagattttttttttctttcacgtTGCATAGCATGATAATTTTGCAAAAGACACTTCCAGTTTATGGTCTATTAGTCTTTAGATATTTCTGTTGAGACATTGATGTCTAGAATCATAAAATATGTCAGTCCTAACATGTTTTGCTTAAATCCTCATTTTGTTTACCAACATTACAGGATGCCTGTAGTGGCTTTGGTGCCTGAAGAGGATGTAGCAGCGTTAGTTAATCTTTGAGAACCTGGGGCGCAGAGTTTTTTCACCCTGGGACCTTTTATTCTGGGCTAGTGATATGTCTGCACTCCAGCAGCTGCAAACCTGCTGTGAAGGAGGTGAAGCAAGGGTTAGTGCTCTCTGCCAGATTCCTCTGGGTGTGTGAGCACCAGTCTGCCAGTTTGcagtggtgctgctgcaggCCTTGGGTCATATCCCAAATCTGAAAGACCAAAATTAAACTCAATTTTTGAAAACATGGGCTGATTTGACGTCTCCACATCCAGCTTCATGTTTTAGCAAACTTTAATCAGCTTGCCTTTTCCTGTTGTGATGAAATAACACTCCTTGTTTTGACAGTCTCTGGCTTTGTGGAATGGAAAGTCAAAATAAACAATGAAGACCACATTGAACATGCTAATACACAACCTCAAATGTTTCCTTAATTCCTAGGCCTAAACTAGACAGCTTATCCAAACATTTCCTCCTGTTGACTCCTTCTGTCCCCCACGCCATCCTGGGTTACTAGATTTTAGATAGGAACTTCTAATACACATAATCCAGATTGAAAGCAGAGTTTCATTAGCACAAACTCCCCTATCATAATTGTAATCTACAGTAAATGAATGCAATTAGCCACACCAGGGTCTCCTCTgagccctcccctcctctgcacACAGACAGCAGCCATAAGCTGACAGCAGGCTCTCGTATAAAGCTAGCACACTACGTTCACTGCAATAGCAGCACATCTACAGGGCTGCACTTTACAGGATCATGTCACTGCTTCTCTTTCAGCTGTTAGTGCTCTCATGTCTTGGAGCCACAGAGCCACAGGGAGATTCACcgcaaaggaaaagcagaaggcCATTTCAGCACCTTTTCTATCTGGATAAAAATCTGCTTGAAAGTCAGAGTTTTGGTGAGCTGGTAGGGGAAAGCCCAGTAGGTGTTGAGGAAACCCTGGGAGAACCGAGCTTTTTTGTAGCAGTTCCACAGACTGCACCCAAAAGTGAgaagcaagaggagaaaaaaatgtccagATTCATCCTTCCCAATGCAGCACACCATGCAGACCAAGACCTGAGAACACGGGCAGCACCCAGAGAGATCTCTCCTGTAGAAAACTTCTCTCCATCCCACTATTCCATCAAGAGGGAGGCTGAGCCTCCCTATAGAAAAGATGCCAAGAAATTTTGGGATCACttcatgttaaagaaaaattcagcatcTGAAGAGGTTGTCCTGCCAATCAAGACCAATGAAATGCACgaagaaaactgcagaaccCTGCCTTTTTCCCAGGTAAGAACAGGTGTCCAAGATCAATAAACATGTCCTTTCCCCTGCCTCTTGTAATCAGCAACTAAAGACACACGGGTTATTTCATTTGCTAAGTCACAGGGCCGCTTCAGAACATTCACACATGATAAGCGGCtgaaaaacactgctgaaaaaggctgaaaaagctTTAGTCTGATGAGGCAAACTGCTAAGCTGCAGCACTGGAAAGCCACACATTCGATTTTCAGAGTTACTTGTTCTGTTTATGCAAAGATGTTCTGAGCTAGCCTGAGCAGCAGGGCAGTGGTGAGTAATTATCTATTCAATGAATATACATCTAAACAGTTTGTATACATGAATTACCtatatatagatgtatatatgtatacacacacatgtgtaTATACAAAGAGTCCCGGGACAAGTATTTACAGGAGAAGCTGGTTGTTTTCTTACAGCTAAGCAAGGattcctttctgctgtattAATTGGAAGACTGATGCATACATCTAGTTCTGTGCTAAGAATGCTGGAGAACTGGTAAATTGTCCAATGCACAGATGAAGCCATTCTGTCATATTGTAACATCAAGACAAGCAAATAGTATACATAAAAGTGCTGTATTCCTCGTAAGGCAACAGCTATTCTCAGTGTTTCTATAATCACAGTCCACCAAGGACCATGTTTTTTCACATCCCTCACTAAACTTATTTCACTGGCAGACATATGTAAATATAGATGTGGCCGAGAAACTTGTACCATTTTACTTTTTGTGCCATGTAATATGGCAAGCTTTCTCCAGGATGGCTGCAGTTATGCCAATACAAAAGTGCTAACTTCAGTCTAGCTTTTTATGGCTTGGGAGTTGACATAGGCTCTCCTGACACAAGGAATTGTTATTCTTGCAAACCAAGAGATTACAGAACTTCCATtgcacttttaagattttcattaaaaaaaaactgctAAAGAACATTATGCCTCTTCCACATAGAGACAAATCTTCAAGATTACCGTTGAGTCTAGCTTGTGGTTTATATACAAGAATGTCAGGCCAAAACGATGTTTTAAGTCCTGCTAAGTGGGTAAGACTGCTTAACCATGTCAGAAATGTAGAACTCAAAGagcaattaaaaagtaaatatgacAAACCCACCTATTGGATTTTCCCCCATCAGCTCACAAAGGCTCTGATTGAAGCAGATTTTGCCCTCATTGTTCAATCTAAGAATTGCCCATAGGAGCGCtaaagtttgcttttaaaagctcttATGTTTTACCACTTGCTTggcataaaaaataaacatgtttaaGGTAAAtgttctgagaagaaaaaatatagtatttggggggggggggggggggaggggggttgCCTTCATGCCTTCTAGCAAAGTCCATGGGCCATTCATGTACCAGAAACTTCAAACTGCTTTCTATTTCAGGGTGTTACTCATGAGAACTGTGAGAAGGTGACGGTACAGAATAatctgtgttttggaaaatgtaGTTCCTTTCATGTTCCTGGTCCAGAAGATCGTCTTTATACCTTCTGTTCTCATTGCTTGCCCAGCAAGTTCTCCATGAAGCGCCTGGATCTCAACTGCACCAGTTCTGTCCCAGTGGTCAAAGAAGTCATGATTGTAGAAGAGTGTAAATGTGAGACTCAGAAGATTACAGTCCCTGCGATTGGATCTCTACTGTCAGACTTGCATGCAAATGTACATGAGCA
The nucleotide sequence above comes from Gymnogyps californianus isolate 813 chromosome Z, ASM1813914v2, whole genome shotgun sequence. Encoded proteins:
- the CER1 gene encoding cerberus; protein product: MSLLLFQLLVLSCLGATEPQGDSPQRKSRRPFQHLFYLDKNLLESQSFGELVGESPVGVEETLGEPSFFVAVPQTAPKSEKQEEKKMSRFILPNAAHHADQDLRTRAAPREISPVENFSPSHYSIKREAEPPYRKDAKKFWDHFMLKKNSASEEVVLPIKTNEMHEENCRTLPFSQGVTHENCEKVTVQNNLCFGKCSSFHVPGPEDRLYTFCSHCLPSKFSMKRLDLNCTSSVPVVKEVMIVEECKCETQKITVPAIGSLLSDLHANVHEHN